A genomic segment from Spinacia oleracea cultivar Varoflay chromosome 3, BTI_SOV_V1, whole genome shotgun sequence encodes:
- the LOC110795532 gene encoding uncharacterized protein isoform X1, protein MQVIVRRESEKVKTFSRMSPATLYKLLVGNRNFKGLTEKQKDDVHAIGFGRLLDLLIEELPWDLCRWLVKFFDHFHSSLLLDTGKMKITLDDVYVSLGLPRGAKKVIEAKARDPSVEYTKIVSDWFHNLGVNNTVKVGDIVKNIKVLVDGGEIFKRSFVVLVVSTLLNGNKNAKANYKILKSLGDVNDVKDMNWCQYTLEALCDCSREWHAENGDGLFKGPPIVLLGGRIQASIKKSFIGGMFSPKDKHTIFRILVLERMLETINPRCIHTKLTLECLLKLKP, encoded by the exons ATGCAAGTTAttgtgaggagagagagtgagaaGGTCAAGACATTTTCCAGAATGTCCCCTGCCACTTTGTATAAGCTACTTGTGGGTAATAGGAACTTCAAGGGTTTGACTGAAAAACAAAAAGATGATGTTCATGCAATAGGATTTGGTAGATTATTAGATCTACTGATAGAAGAGTTGCCATGGGATCTCTGTCGGTGGCTAGTTAAATTTTTTGATCATTTTCATTCCTCTCTTCTTTTGGATACGGGTAAAATGAAAATAACATTAGATgatgtttatgtttctttggGATTGCCAAGAGGTGCAAAAAAGGTTATTGAAGCAAAGGCTAGGGATCCTAGTGTTGAGTATACAAAAATTGTTAGCGATTGGTTTCATAATTTAGGAGTTAACAATACTGTGAAAGTGGGGGATATTGTGAAGAATATTAAGGTTCTGGTGGATGGAGGGGAAATATTTAAGAGGAGCTTTGTCGTTCTTGTAGTTTCAACATTGTTGAATGGAAATAAAAATGCTAAAGCAAACTACAAGATATTGAAATCTTTAGGGGATGTTAATGATGTTAAGGACATGAATTGGTGCCAATACACATTAGAAGCTCTATGTGATTGTAGTAGGGAATGGCACGCCGAAAATGGAGATGGTTTGTTTAAAGGGCCTCCTATAGTTCTACTG GGAGGCAGGATTCAAGCTTCTATTAAAAAGTCTTTTATCGGCGGAATGTTTTCACCGAAGGACAAGCATACAATATTTCGTATTTTGGTCTTGGAAAGAATGCTGGAGACTATAAACCCACGATGCATTCATACAAAATTAACTTTAGAATGTTTACTCAAACTCAAGCCGTAG
- the LOC110795532 gene encoding uncharacterized protein isoform X2, protein MQVIVRRESEKVKTFSRMSPATLYKLLVGNRNFKGLTEKQKDDVHAIGFGRLLDLLIEELPWDLCRWLVKFFDHFHSSLLLDTGKMKITLDDVYVSLGLPRGAKKVIEAKARDPSVEYTKIVSDWFHNLGVNNTVKVGDIVKNIKVLVDGGEIFKRSFVVLVVSTLLNGNKNAKANYKILKSLGDVNDVKDMNWCQYTLEALCDCSREWHAENGDGLFKGPPIVLLEICHSKL, encoded by the exons ATGCAAGTTAttgtgaggagagagagtgagaaGGTCAAGACATTTTCCAGAATGTCCCCTGCCACTTTGTATAAGCTACTTGTGGGTAATAGGAACTTCAAGGGTTTGACTGAAAAACAAAAAGATGATGTTCATGCAATAGGATTTGGTAGATTATTAGATCTACTGATAGAAGAGTTGCCATGGGATCTCTGTCGGTGGCTAGTTAAATTTTTTGATCATTTTCATTCCTCTCTTCTTTTGGATACGGGTAAAATGAAAATAACATTAGATgatgtttatgtttctttggGATTGCCAAGAGGTGCAAAAAAGGTTATTGAAGCAAAGGCTAGGGATCCTAGTGTTGAGTATACAAAAATTGTTAGCGATTGGTTTCATAATTTAGGAGTTAACAATACTGTGAAAGTGGGGGATATTGTGAAGAATATTAAGGTTCTGGTGGATGGAGGGGAAATATTTAAGAGGAGCTTTGTCGTTCTTGTAGTTTCAACATTGTTGAATGGAAATAAAAATGCTAAAGCAAACTACAAGATATTGAAATCTTTAGGGGATGTTAATGATGTTAAGGACATGAATTGGTGCCAATACACATTAGAAGCTCTATGTGATTGTAGTAGGGAATGGCACGCCGAAAATGGAGATGGTTTGTTTAAAGGGCCTCCTATAGTTCTACTG gaaatttgtcattcgaagctttga